In the Myxococcota bacterium genome, one interval contains:
- a CDS encoding HlyD family secretion protein produces MRIVVLVALVALPLALSFGVRWLAFARAHASTDDAYVDGGTATVTPRIEGTVISVGVGSNWSVEPGQPLVQLDPRDFQVKLDEAQARLERARQTVDQLHAEYGAAVSALALSDEKLHQAELDFARAEKLTKAGVNSRESYDHASTALRVARADRDLSEHRVQQASAALGAAPDAADPYDTPLVHEAEAAVAAAKLDLSYTEIRAPLAGTVINKHVEVGDRVQSGQPLMNLVPPPSELYVTANFKETQLEDLRVGQAAEVRADIYPGTVFHAHVDSLAMGTGAAFALLPPENATGNWVKVVQRVPVKLVLDTPRPADKPLRMGLSVEAVVDVRDTHGPLLASQGQEELRQQTRE; encoded by the coding sequence ATGAGGATCGTGGTCCTGGTGGCGCTCGTCGCCCTGCCCCTCGCCCTCTCGTTCGGCGTCCGCTGGCTGGCGTTCGCGCGCGCGCATGCGTCCACCGACGACGCCTACGTGGACGGCGGCACCGCCACGGTGACTCCGCGCATCGAGGGCACGGTGATCTCGGTCGGGGTCGGCAGCAACTGGTCGGTCGAGCCGGGCCAGCCCCTGGTGCAGCTCGACCCGCGCGACTTCCAAGTGAAGCTCGACGAGGCGCAGGCGCGGCTCGAGCGCGCGCGCCAGACCGTCGACCAGCTCCACGCCGAGTACGGGGCTGCCGTGTCTGCCCTCGCGCTCTCGGACGAAAAGCTCCACCAGGCCGAGCTCGACTTCGCGCGCGCCGAGAAGCTCACGAAGGCGGGCGTGAACTCGCGCGAGAGCTACGACCACGCGAGCACCGCGCTGCGCGTCGCGCGCGCGGACCGCGACCTGTCCGAGCACCGCGTGCAGCAGGCCTCCGCAGCGCTCGGCGCCGCGCCCGACGCCGCCGATCCCTACGACACGCCGCTCGTGCACGAGGCCGAGGCCGCGGTCGCGGCCGCCAAGCTCGACCTGTCGTACACCGAGATCCGCGCGCCGCTCGCCGGCACCGTGATCAACAAGCACGTCGAGGTGGGCGACCGCGTGCAGTCCGGGCAGCCGCTCATGAACCTGGTGCCGCCGCCGTCGGAGCTGTACGTGACTGCCAACTTCAAGGAGACCCAGCTCGAAGACCTGCGCGTGGGCCAGGCCGCCGAGGTCCGAGCCGACATCTACCCCGGCACGGTCTTCCACGCCCACGTCGACTCACTCGCCATGGGCACCGGCGCCGCCTTCGCGCTGCTGCCGCCCGAGAACGCCACGGGCAACTGGGTGAAGGTGGTGCAGCGCGTGCCGGTGAAGCTCGTGCTCGACACACCGCGCCCCGCCGACAAGCCGCTGCGCATGGGACTCTCGGTCGAGGCCGTGGTCGACGTGCGCGACACCCACGGTCCGCTGCTCGCCTCGCAGGGCCAGGAAGAGCTCCGGCAGCAGACCCGGGAGTGA
- a CDS encoding TetR/AcrR family transcriptional regulator: MPRVAASKREEYAEARREQILEAALKVFSSGGFAETKMDAVADTVGVSKACLYTYFPTKDALLQELVQRFSLLPELSELIDGVRALPAERGIPTLVGAIWPRIRERRELARVLVREVQSVPERARLYAQRVRMPAYQALADYLESRMARGELSTADPWASAQCLFGMLWSFLLSQELMGERELHPMSDDDVVSVISNLFLRGALARGRS; encoded by the coding sequence ATGCCCAGAGTCGCCGCAAGCAAACGCGAGGAGTACGCCGAGGCCCGCCGCGAGCAGATCCTCGAGGCCGCCCTCAAGGTGTTCTCGAGCGGCGGCTTCGCCGAGACCAAGATGGACGCGGTGGCCGACACGGTCGGCGTCTCGAAAGCCTGTCTCTACACGTACTTCCCCACCAAAGATGCGCTCCTCCAGGAGCTGGTCCAGCGCTTCAGCTTGCTGCCCGAGCTGTCGGAGCTGATCGACGGGGTGCGCGCGCTGCCTGCCGAGCGCGGCATCCCTACCCTGGTGGGGGCGATCTGGCCGCGCATCCGCGAGCGGCGCGAGCTGGCGCGGGTCTTGGTGCGCGAGGTCCAGAGCGTGCCCGAGCGCGCCCGGCTCTACGCCCAGCGTGTGCGGATGCCGGCCTACCAGGCGCTCGCCGACTACCTCGAGTCGCGCATGGCGCGCGGTGAGCTTTCGACCGCCGACCCGTGGGCCAGCGCGCAGTGCCTGTTCGGAATGCTCTGGTCGTTCCTGCTCTCGCAGGAGCTCATGGGCGAGCGCGAGCTGCACCCCATGTCGGACGATGACGTGGTGTCGGTGATCTCGAACTTGTTTCTGCGCGGCGCGCTCGCGCGAGGGCGGTCATGA
- a CDS encoding MDR family MFS transporter yields the protein MQAGPAAATGAVEGRDPAASRKWLVTIAVMLGATLEILDTSIVNVALPHLQGSFSASTDEITWVLTSYIVANGVMIPLTGWISARFGRKRYFVTSVVVFVIASALCGAAQSLGQIVAFRVLQGVAGAAMIPSSQAILMETFPPEEQGVAMAMWGVGLMVAPMLGPTLGGWITDNWSWRWNFYINLPTGALAAVMVMMFVEDPEYLRKTRSSPRRVDVLGIVCLVLGLGLLQIVLDRGQRAEWFAAPWVCAFTAIAVVALVVLVVHELRFSDPILDLTILRIPTFNVSVAIISVMVLVVYGANLLNPLFFQDLLGYSAWRAGLALVPRGVGTFLGMLFIGQLARLRFDTRWLVGVGFGLFAASLWAMSEWTLGVSSREVMVPIFFSGLAGGLIFPTLSASTLACVERERMGYAASLYNMMRNTGSAIGISVVSNLLVSRSQVHQAYLGQHFTGWDAWQMSHPGRLLPGAPHWDLLGGMVTHQLEGFGMVYHMIQQQAALMAYNDIYRLLAFLAAAFLPTFLLLRRPGNGAGAAGH from the coding sequence ATGCAGGCAGGACCGGCAGCCGCCACGGGGGCGGTCGAGGGCCGCGACCCGGCCGCCAGCCGCAAGTGGCTGGTGACGATCGCGGTCATGCTCGGCGCCACGCTCGAGATCCTCGACACCTCGATCGTGAACGTGGCCCTGCCTCACCTGCAGGGCAGCTTCTCGGCGAGCACCGACGAGATCACCTGGGTGCTCACGAGCTACATCGTGGCCAACGGCGTGATGATCCCGCTCACCGGCTGGATCTCGGCGCGCTTCGGCCGCAAGCGCTACTTCGTGACTTCGGTCGTGGTGTTCGTGATCGCGTCGGCTCTGTGCGGCGCCGCGCAGTCACTCGGCCAGATCGTGGCGTTCCGCGTGCTGCAGGGCGTGGCGGGCGCGGCGATGATTCCCTCGTCTCAGGCGATCCTGATGGAGACCTTCCCGCCCGAGGAGCAGGGGGTGGCCATGGCCATGTGGGGCGTGGGGCTGATGGTGGCGCCCATGCTCGGCCCGACGCTCGGCGGCTGGATCACCGACAACTGGAGCTGGCGCTGGAACTTCTACATCAACCTCCCGACCGGCGCGCTCGCGGCGGTGATGGTGATGATGTTCGTCGAAGACCCCGAGTATCTGCGCAAGACGCGCAGCTCCCCGCGCCGCGTCGACGTGCTGGGCATCGTGTGTCTCGTGCTCGGGCTCGGTCTGCTGCAGATCGTGCTCGACCGCGGCCAGCGCGCCGAATGGTTCGCGGCGCCCTGGGTATGCGCGTTCACGGCCATCGCGGTGGTCGCGCTCGTGGTGCTGGTGGTGCACGAGCTGCGCTTCTCGGATCCGATCCTCGACCTCACGATCCTGCGCATTCCCACCTTCAACGTGTCGGTCGCGATCATCAGCGTGATGGTGCTGGTGGTCTACGGCGCGAACCTGCTGAACCCGCTGTTCTTTCAGGACCTGCTGGGCTATTCCGCCTGGCGCGCGGGGCTGGCGCTCGTGCCGCGCGGCGTGGGCACGTTCCTCGGCATGCTGTTCATCGGCCAGCTCGCGCGCCTGCGTTTCGACACGCGCTGGCTCGTGGGCGTGGGCTTCGGGCTGTTCGCCGCCTCGCTCTGGGCGATGAGTGAGTGGACGTTGGGCGTGAGCTCGCGCGAGGTCATGGTGCCGATCTTCTTCTCGGGCCTCGCGGGCGGCCTCATCTTCCCCACGCTGTCGGCGAGCACGCTGGCCTGCGTGGAGCGTGAGCGCATGGGCTACGCGGCGAGTCTCTACAACATGATGCGCAACACGGGCTCCGCGATCGGCATCTCGGTGGTGAGCAACCTCTTGGTGAGTCGCTCGCAGGTCCACCAAGCCTATCTCGGCCAGCACTTCACCGGCTGGGACGCCTGGCAGATGTCGCACCCCGGCCGGCTGCTGCCGGGCGCGCCGCACTGGGACTTGCTCGGCGGCATGGTGACTCACCAGCTCGAGGGCTTCGGCATGGTCTACCACATGATCCAGCAGCAGGCGGCGCTCATGGCCTACAACGACATCTACCGCCTGCTCGCCTTCCTGGCCGCAGCGTTCCTGCCCACGTTCCTGCTGCTGCGCCGGCCCGGGAACGGGGCGGGAGCGGCGGGGCACTGA
- a CDS encoding DUF4180 domain-containing protein, with product MTGHFVEWSEPIVRVEDALRLVEAGYEWDTQAFLIGERLLPAEFFDLRTRFAGEFVQKLVNYQLRVAAVVAPDVDRGARFAEFVLELRRHPAFRVFAERGEAEAWLSAG from the coding sequence GTGACCGGTCACTTCGTCGAGTGGTCGGAGCCGATCGTGCGGGTCGAGGACGCGCTGCGCCTGGTCGAGGCGGGCTACGAGTGGGACACGCAGGCCTTCCTGATCGGCGAGCGTTTGCTGCCGGCGGAGTTCTTCGACCTGCGCACGCGCTTCGCGGGTGAGTTCGTGCAGAAGCTCGTGAACTACCAGCTCCGTGTCGCGGCCGTGGTCGCGCCCGACGTGGACCGGGGAGCGCGCTTCGCGGAGTTCGTGCTCGAGCTCCGGCGCCATCCGGCGTTCCGGGTGTTCGCGGAACGGGGCGAGGCGGAGGCGTGGCTCTCGGCAGGCTGA
- a CDS encoding DUF4345 family protein: protein MAERIPRWLTGLLGVVLAFPFALRWVFTPVPMSAESGISLGSPAAFSHMRGDTGGAFFAVGLLLLLGLWRREPGYLEAVALIMLGIIGGRLLGIALDGFLPQIGVAMAVEAVTAVAALATARQMRSVAS from the coding sequence ATGGCAGAGAGAATTCCCCGCTGGTTGACCGGCCTCCTGGGCGTCGTGCTCGCGTTTCCGTTCGCGCTGCGCTGGGTGTTCACGCCCGTTCCGATGAGCGCCGAGTCCGGGATCTCGCTCGGAAGCCCGGCCGCGTTCAGTCACATGCGCGGAGACACCGGCGGTGCGTTCTTCGCGGTCGGCTTGCTGTTGCTGCTCGGCCTGTGGCGGCGGGAGCCCGGCTATCTCGAGGCGGTGGCGCTGATCATGCTCGGCATCATCGGCGGCCGACTGCTCGGGATCGCGCTCGACGGCTTCCTGCCACAGATCGGTGTCGCCATGGCGGTCGAGGCGGTGACCGCGGTCGCGGCGCTCGCCACCGCCCGCCAGATGAGGAGCGTTGCGTCATGA
- a CDS encoding SDR family oxidoreductase → MKLENKVTVITGAASGIGAASARAFAKRGARVAVVDVNADGARAVAKEIGGLALPCDLGREAEVTAMIAQAEKSLGPIDLLFNNAGVATGGDPLKTPISVWDSQWQINVMSHVYALRAVLPGMLARRSGYLVHTASMAGILTSQGNLTYAVTKHAVVGLAEWLSITYHDKGIRVSLLAPLGVRTPMLGDVDSAFARNAAGPIKEPEEVAEMVVEAVDAERFLILTDPIAQKWMNNKTNDLERWLEGMRRLQKTLEAGS, encoded by the coding sequence ATGAAGCTCGAGAACAAGGTCACCGTGATCACTGGCGCCGCGAGCGGCATCGGCGCGGCCAGCGCGCGGGCGTTCGCGAAGCGCGGCGCGCGCGTGGCCGTCGTCGACGTGAACGCCGACGGCGCCCGGGCCGTGGCCAAGGAGATCGGCGGTCTCGCGCTCCCGTGCGACCTCGGGCGCGAGGCCGAGGTGACCGCGATGATCGCGCAGGCCGAGAAGTCGCTCGGACCGATCGACCTCCTGTTCAACAACGCCGGCGTCGCCACGGGCGGCGACCCGCTGAAGACGCCGATCTCGGTCTGGGATTCACAGTGGCAGATCAACGTGATGAGCCACGTCTACGCGCTGCGCGCCGTCCTGCCCGGCATGCTCGCGCGCCGCTCGGGCTATCTCGTCCACACCGCTTCGATGGCGGGCATCCTCACGAGTCAGGGCAACCTGACCTACGCAGTCACCAAGCACGCCGTGGTGGGGCTCGCCGAGTGGCTCTCGATCACCTACCACGACAAAGGCATCCGCGTGTCGCTCCTGGCTCCGCTCGGCGTGCGCACGCCCATGCTCGGCGACGTGGACTCCGCCTTCGCGCGCAATGCGGCCGGGCCGATCAAGGAGCCGGAGGAGGTCGCGGAGATGGTCGTCGAGGCCGTCGACGCCGAGCGCTTCCTGATCCTCACCGATCCGATCGCGCAGAAGTGGATGAACAACAAGACCAACGACCTCGAGCGCTGGCTCGAGGGCATGCGCAGACTGCAGAAGACGCTCGAGGCGGGGAGCTGA
- a CDS encoding transcriptional regulator, with product MEIEVRLLGPFAITRGGVALELPASRKVRALFAYLALAPRAQTRGQLCDLLWDVPNDPRGELRWCLSKIRKLVDDPGRRRVDAEDDAIRLDLSDCGVDALDVADAVQEGLESLPVERLRALAAQVEGEFLEGLELDGSPAFAAWLAGQRRRFRGCHTALLEHLVRAAPGDDPFPELEKWLELAPFDRRAHEALLAALVKEGRAGEAEEHLAATARRFEAEGFDPAPLRDAWRAARVRVRADAATPETPPSAARRASVAVLAFSEDGSPGGAADGLTHDVITRLAKLRSLFVIAEGSVFALRDRRVAPEEAARMLDVDYAVSGSLRRLGRRFRVTAELSETRSARVVWAEEFDLAGDEAFAVIDEIGNRIVASVASEIESAERNRAILRPPSSLDAWEAHHRGLWHMYRFNRDDNARARSFFETAIRLDPTFSRAHAALSFTHFQNVFQGWSERAPEIERAYAAAGQSLLADDRDPAAHCAMGRALWLRGSHGHAIAELEASIELSPNFATGHYALAFVHSQSGDAKAAIELSDHSRLLSPFDPLLFAMLGARAMALARLGRAEEAAEWATRASMRPNAHEHIFGIAAYCLALAGRLDEARAQLALIRRTRPGYGIEDFLSAMHFSAEGAALFRGAAGRL from the coding sequence GTGGAAATCGAAGTGCGGCTGCTCGGACCGTTCGCGATCACGCGCGGCGGCGTTGCGCTCGAGCTGCCGGCCTCGCGCAAGGTGCGCGCGCTGTTCGCGTACCTGGCGCTCGCGCCCCGCGCGCAGACGCGCGGGCAGCTGTGCGACCTGTTGTGGGACGTGCCCAACGACCCGCGCGGGGAGCTGCGCTGGTGTCTGTCGAAGATCCGCAAGCTCGTCGACGATCCGGGGCGGCGGCGCGTGGATGCCGAGGACGACGCGATCCGGCTGGACCTGTCGGACTGCGGGGTCGACGCGCTCGACGTGGCGGACGCGGTGCAGGAAGGGCTCGAGTCACTGCCGGTGGAGCGACTGCGCGCGCTCGCCGCGCAGGTGGAGGGTGAGTTTCTCGAGGGGCTCGAGCTGGACGGAAGCCCCGCGTTCGCCGCCTGGCTCGCCGGGCAGCGCCGGCGCTTCCGCGGCTGTCACACGGCGCTGCTCGAGCATCTGGTGCGCGCCGCGCCCGGCGACGACCCCTTCCCCGAGCTCGAGAAGTGGCTCGAGCTGGCGCCGTTCGACCGCCGCGCCCACGAGGCGCTGCTCGCGGCGCTGGTGAAGGAGGGCCGGGCCGGCGAGGCCGAGGAGCACCTGGCGGCGACCGCGCGCCGCTTCGAGGCCGAGGGCTTCGACCCGGCGCCGCTGCGCGACGCGTGGCGGGCGGCACGGGTGCGGGTGCGAGCGGACGCAGCCACGCCGGAGACGCCGCCGAGCGCCGCACGCCGCGCCTCGGTCGCGGTGCTGGCCTTCTCGGAAGACGGCAGCCCCGGCGGCGCCGCCGACGGCCTGACTCACGACGTGATCACGCGGCTCGCCAAGCTGCGCAGCCTGTTCGTGATTGCCGAAGGCTCGGTTTTCGCGCTGCGCGACCGGCGCGTGGCGCCGGAAGAGGCCGCACGCATGCTCGACGTGGACTACGCGGTGAGCGGCTCGCTGCGCCGGCTGGGCCGGCGCTTCCGAGTCACTGCCGAGCTCAGCGAGACGCGCAGCGCGCGCGTGGTCTGGGCCGAGGAGTTCGACCTCGCGGGCGACGAGGCCTTCGCGGTGATCGACGAGATCGGGAACCGCATCGTCGCATCGGTCGCGAGCGAGATCGAGAGCGCCGAGCGCAACCGCGCGATCCTGCGCCCCCCCAGCTCACTCGACGCCTGGGAGGCGCACCACCGCGGCCTCTGGCACATGTACCGCTTCAACCGCGACGACAACGCCCGCGCGCGCAGCTTCTTCGAGACCGCGATCCGGCTCGATCCCACGTTCTCGCGCGCGCACGCCGCGCTCTCGTTCACGCACTTCCAGAACGTCTTCCAGGGCTGGTCCGAGCGCGCGCCCGAGATCGAGCGCGCCTACGCCGCCGCCGGCCAGAGCCTGCTGGCCGACGACCGCGACCCGGCCGCGCACTGCGCCATGGGCCGCGCGCTCTGGCTGCGCGGGAGTCATGGCCACGCCATCGCCGAGCTCGAGGCCTCGATCGAGCTCAGCCCGAACTTCGCGACCGGTCACTACGCGCTGGCCTTCGTGCACTCGCAGTCGGGCGATGCGAAGGCCGCGATCGAGCTCTCGGACCACTCGCGCCTGCTCTCGCCGTTCGACCCGCTGCTCTTCGCCATGCTGGGCGCGCGCGCGATGGCGCTCGCGCGCCTGGGCCGCGCGGAAGAGGCCGCGGAGTGGGCCACGCGCGCCAGCATGCGGCCGAACGCGCACGAGCACATCTTCGGGATCGCGGCCTACTGTCTCGCGCTGGCGGGCCGGCTCGACGAGGCGCGCGCGCAGCTCGCGCTGATTCGCCGCACGCGCCCCGGCTACGGCATCGAGGACTTTCTGTCCGCGATGCACTTCTCGGCCGAAGGCGCCGCGCTGTTCCGCGGTGCCGCCGGGCGGCTGTGA
- a CDS encoding class I SAM-dependent methyltransferase: MVTSTSQVGQVPASAPAPLDLAAVKTRQHGAWSSGDYAIVGTTLQIVGESLCEALDLRAGLRVLDVAAGNGNASLAAARRFCEVTSTDYVPALLERGRERAAAEHLPIEFREADAEALPFADASFDVVLSTFGVMFTPDQDKAAAELARVCRPGGQIGLANWTPEGFIGQLFKTIGKHVPPPAGAKSPALWGTRPRLQEMFGPAARAIDATSRWFAFRYRSPEHFLDVFKTFYGPTLKAFAALSPQGQTALRDDILALVSRFNRADDGTMVVPSEYLEVVVQRK; encoded by the coding sequence ATGGTGACATCCACTTCCCAGGTCGGCCAAGTGCCGGCATCCGCGCCCGCTCCCCTGGACCTCGCGGCCGTGAAGACGCGCCAGCACGGCGCGTGGTCGTCCGGCGACTACGCGATCGTGGGCACCACGCTGCAGATCGTGGGCGAATCGCTGTGCGAGGCGCTCGACCTGCGTGCGGGCCTGCGCGTGCTCGACGTCGCGGCCGGCAACGGCAACGCGTCGCTCGCCGCCGCGCGCCGCTTCTGCGAGGTGACTTCGACCGACTACGTACCGGCGCTGCTCGAGCGCGGACGCGAGCGCGCCGCCGCCGAGCACCTGCCGATCGAGTTCCGCGAAGCCGACGCCGAGGCGCTGCCATTCGCCGACGCCAGCTTCGACGTGGTGCTCTCGACCTTCGGAGTCATGTTCACGCCCGACCAGGACAAGGCCGCGGCCGAGCTGGCGCGCGTGTGTCGGCCCGGCGGCCAGATCGGGCTCGCGAACTGGACGCCCGAAGGCTTCATCGGCCAGCTCTTCAAGACCATCGGCAAGCACGTGCCGCCCCCGGCGGGAGCGAAGTCACCCGCGCTCTGGGGCACGCGCCCCCGGCTCCAGGAGATGTTCGGCCCGGCGGCGCGCGCGATCGACGCGACCTCGCGCTGGTTCGCGTTCCGCTACCGCTCGCCCGAGCACTTCCTCGACGTGTTCAAGACCTTCTACGGCCCCACGCTCAAGGCCTTCGCCGCGCTCTCGCCCCAAGGTCAGACGGCGTTGCGCGACGACATCCTGGCCCTGGTGTCGCGCTTCAACCGCGCCGACGACGGCACGATGGTGGTGCCGAGCGAGTATCTCGAGGTCGTAGTCCAGCGGAAATGA
- a CDS encoding carbohydrate porin yields MLALACALPVRAEDAAESPWWSLHAQLTNVTQLQPAFHSPYEGANSLDPDTHAKETVDATLFAGLRLWRGAAVYANPEIDQGFGLSDTLGVAGFPSGEAYKVGQNAPYFRLPRAFFRQVIDLGGEAEEVPPGPNEVGGTHTRDHLTLTAGKLSAVDLFDTNRYAHDPHADFLNWAIIDSGAFDYAADAWGYTYGMAAEWTQSWWTFRGGVFDMSEVPNSKHLDRGFSQVEFLLELEERHTLFGHAGELKLLGFLNRARMASYRDAVALGAATASTPDVALVRQRQERLGIALNVEQEVTAGLGVFLRLSSDDGRKEAFEFTEINRSAAAGLSLSGSLWGRPDDTFGLAAVVNGISGGARDYFAAGGLGILIGDGRLPHYGAESIVETWYSFRVASWLSLGLDYQLIQNPAYNRDRGPVSVIGLRVHLER; encoded by the coding sequence ATGCTCGCGCTCGCCTGCGCCCTGCCCGTCCGCGCCGAAGACGCCGCCGAGTCGCCGTGGTGGAGCTTGCACGCGCAGCTCACCAACGTGACCCAGCTCCAGCCGGCGTTCCACTCACCCTATGAAGGCGCGAACAGCCTCGACCCCGACACGCACGCGAAAGAGACGGTCGATGCGACGCTGTTCGCGGGCCTGCGCCTGTGGCGCGGCGCGGCCGTGTATGCGAACCCCGAGATCGACCAGGGCTTCGGCCTGTCCGACACACTCGGCGTGGCGGGCTTCCCAAGCGGCGAGGCGTACAAGGTCGGGCAGAACGCGCCCTACTTCCGGCTGCCCCGCGCCTTCTTCCGGCAGGTGATCGACCTGGGCGGCGAAGCCGAGGAAGTCCCGCCCGGCCCCAACGAAGTCGGCGGGACTCACACTCGAGACCATCTCACGCTCACCGCCGGCAAGCTCAGCGCGGTCGACCTGTTCGACACCAACCGCTACGCGCACGACCCGCACGCCGACTTCCTGAACTGGGCGATCATCGACTCCGGCGCGTTCGACTACGCGGCCGACGCCTGGGGCTACACGTACGGCATGGCGGCGGAGTGGACCCAGTCGTGGTGGACGTTCCGCGGCGGCGTGTTCGACATGTCCGAGGTCCCGAACAGCAAGCACCTCGACCGCGGCTTCTCGCAGGTCGAGTTCCTGCTCGAGCTCGAAGAGCGTCACACGCTGTTCGGCCACGCGGGCGAGCTGAAGCTGCTCGGCTTCCTGAACCGCGCGCGCATGGCCAGCTACCGCGACGCGGTGGCGCTCGGCGCCGCGACCGCCTCCACGCCCGACGTCGCGCTGGTGCGCCAGCGCCAGGAGCGCCTGGGGATCGCGCTGAACGTGGAGCAGGAAGTCACCGCCGGTCTGGGCGTGTTTCTCCGGCTCAGCTCCGACGACGGGCGCAAGGAGGCCTTCGAGTTCACCGAGATCAACCGCTCGGCGGCCGCGGGGCTGTCACTCAGCGGGAGTCTCTGGGGCCGCCCCGACGACACGTTCGGCCTGGCCGCCGTAGTGAACGGCATCTCGGGCGGCGCGCGCGACTACTTCGCGGCGGGGGGCCTGGGCATCCTGATCGGCGACGGCCGCCTCCCGCACTACGGGGCGGAGAGCATCGTCGAGACCTGGTACTCGTTCCGCGTGGCGAGCTGGCTGTCGCTCGGGCTCGACTACCAGCTGATCCAGAACCCGGCCTACAACCGCGACCGCGGCCCGGTGTCGGTGATCGGGCTGCGGGTCCACCTGGAACGCTGA
- a CDS encoding vWA domain-containing protein, giving the protein MRFTPGALAAPLLLVAAICSAANADAPAPANAAGPEIKLTLDTVDVVRRPSGQPGVGFLSGTAFAFQGELELFDVIFVLDTSGSTAEPSGLGGRSSWIAHLPGMRVSRADSILGAEVASVESLLDGFDPRTTRVGIVSFAGDESPYSSHASTDAPLTSDYQEIRDALAERMLVAPEGGTDLAAGLLRAAIELLGTKSADSKPRAHATKHAVVLTDGLPTLPAYRAVPAARRAARSLANHDIRVHIFAIGSAAEDEGREIEPVATVTHGEYHAVKDVKNLAPLLKQIEFRSLKELRVANKTTGAPALELNRDEHGAWSALVPFISGPNQIEVIAVASDGREQRIERELTFGNVALDADQKAKRDRLMQLEVETEDKAKAHQKPGKELTVQPESAKP; this is encoded by the coding sequence ATGCGCTTCACCCCCGGGGCGCTGGCTGCGCCGCTGCTGCTCGTGGCAGCGATCTGCTCCGCGGCCAACGCCGACGCTCCCGCTCCCGCCAACGCCGCGGGCCCCGAGATCAAGCTCACGCTCGACACCGTCGACGTGGTGCGTCGCCCGTCGGGACAGCCGGGCGTCGGGTTCCTGTCGGGCACCGCGTTCGCCTTCCAGGGCGAGCTCGAGCTGTTCGACGTGATCTTCGTGCTCGACACGTCGGGCAGCACGGCGGAGCCCTCGGGCCTGGGCGGCCGCTCGAGCTGGATCGCGCACCTGCCCGGCATGAGGGTCTCGCGCGCCGACAGCATCCTGGGCGCCGAGGTCGCGTCGGTCGAGTCACTGCTCGACGGCTTCGACCCGCGCACCACGCGCGTCGGCATCGTGAGCTTCGCCGGCGACGAGAGCCCCTACTCGTCGCACGCCTCGACCGATGCGCCACTCACCTCGGACTACCAGGAGATCCGCGACGCGCTCGCGGAGCGGATGCTGGTCGCGCCCGAAGGCGGGACCGACCTGGCCGCAGGGCTGCTGCGCGCGGCGATCGAGCTGCTCGGCACGAAGAGCGCCGACAGCAAGCCGCGCGCGCACGCGACCAAGCACGCCGTGGTGTTGACGGACGGCCTGCCGACCCTGCCCGCGTACCGCGCCGTGCCGGCGGCCCGCCGCGCCGCGCGCTCGCTCGCGAACCACGACATTCGCGTGCACATCTTCGCGATCGGCTCCGCCGCCGAGGACGAAGGCCGCGAGATCGAGCCCGTGGCCACGGTGACTCACGGCGAGTATCACGCCGTGAAGGACGTGAAGAACCTCGCCCCGCTGCTGAAGCAGATCGAGTTCCGCTCGCTCAAGGAGCTGCGCGTCGCGAACAAGACCACGGGCGCTCCCGCGCTCGAGCTCAACCGCGACGAGCACGGCGCCTGGTCGGCGCTCGTTCCCTTCATCTCGGGGCCCAACCAGATCGAGGTCATCGCGGTGGCGAGCGACGGCCGCGAGCAGCGCATCGAGCGCGAGCTCACCTTCGGCAACGTCGCCCTCGACGCCGACCAGAAGGCCAAGCGCGACCGCCTGATGCAGCTCGAGGTCGAGACCGAGGACAAGGCGAAGGCGCACCAGAAGCCGGGCAAAGAGCTGACCGTGCAGCCAGAGTCGGCGAAACCCTGA